The nucleotide window GCTCGAGGCCGAGGGCCTGATGATGTACGGCCAGATGACCGCCGGATCCTGGATCTACATCGCCACTCAGGGCATCCTCCAGGGCACTTACGAAACCTTCGGCGCCATCGCCCGCAAGCGCTTCGACGGCACCCTGGCCGGCACCCTGACCATCACCGCCGGCTGCGGCGGCATGGGCGGAGCCCAGCCGCTGTCCGTGACCCTCAACGGCGGCGTCTGCCTCATCATCGACGTCGACAAGACCCGCCTCGACCGCCGCAAGGGCAAGCGCTACCTCGACGAGGTCGAAACCGACCTCGACACCGCACTGGCCAAGGTCATCGAAGCGAAGAAGAACAAGCAGGCACTGTCGGTCGGACTCGTCGGCAACGCCGCCGAGATCCTCCCGCTCATCCTCGACCGCCCCGAGGCCGCCGAAGTCGACATCGTCACCGACCAGACCTCCGCCCACGACCCGCTGTCCTACCTGCCGATCGGCGTGAGCGTCGACGAATGGCACGACGAAGCCGAACAGGACGCCGAGAAGTTCACCATCCGCGCCGAAGAATCCATGGCCAAGCACGTGAAGGCCATGGTCGAATTTCAGGACCGCGGCGCCGAGGTCTTCGACTACGGCAACTCGATCCGCGACGAAGCCCGCAAGGCCGGCTACGACCGCGCCTTCGAATTCCCCGGCTTCGTCCCCGCCTACATCCGTCCCCTCTTCTGCGAAGGACTCGGCCCCTTCCGCTGGGTGGCCCTGTCCGGCGACCCGAAGGACATCGAGGTCACCGATCAGGCGCTGAAGGAACTCTTCCCGGAGAACGAACACCTCCACACCTGGCTCGACGCCGCCAACGAATACGTCGAGTTCGAAGGACTGCCCGCCCGCATCTGCTGGCTCGGCTACAAGGAACGCCATCAGGCTGGCCTGCTATTCAACCAGCTCGTCGCCGAAGGCAAGATCTCGGCCCCGATCGTCATCGGCCGTGACCACCTCGACTCCGGTTCCGTCGCCAGCCCCTACCGTGAGACCGAATCCATGCTCGACGGCACGGACGCCGTGGCCGACTGGCCGCTGCTCAACGCCCTGGTCAACACCTCCTCGGGCGCCACCTGGGTCTCCATCCACCACGGCGGCGGCGTCGGCATCGGCCGCTCCATCCACGCCGGCCAGGTCTCCGTGGCCGACGGCACCGAACTGGCCGCGAAGAAGCTCGCCCGCCTGCTCACCAACGACCCGGGCATGGGCGTCATCCGCCACGTCGACGCCGGCTACGAGCGCGCCTCCGAAGTCGCAGCCGAGCGTGGTCAGCGCGTGCCGATGATCCCCGAGCTCGACAAGCGCGACGAGGAATCCGCCGCACAGTAAGCAGTTCGCGGCGTTGCGTCGAGCGGCCGGCTGCTGAATAGCTCGAAAAAAGTCGGGCAGCACAGTTTTGAAACAGTGCTGCTCGACTTTTTGTGTGCCGCGGGGAATTGTCGACCGCGAGTAATCGGCTGCGCCGCGAACTCTACTCGTCGAGGAAGAGGTCGAGCTCGAGGTCGTTGGGCCCGTGACCGACGGAGCCGCGCTTCGACGCATCATGGGCGTAAGCCGAGAGGTCCGTGACACCTTGAGCCGCCAACACCTCGTCGTCGATGAAGAAATTG belongs to Brevibacterium spongiae and includes:
- the hutU gene encoding urocanate hydratase produces the protein MTTKPSFTQHDPSRVIRADRGTEITAKSWQTEAPKRMLMNNLDPEVAERPEDLVVYGGTGRAARSWEAYDAIVRTLDDLEDDETLLIQSGKPVGVMRTHEWAPRVLIANSNLVGDWANWEHFRELEAEGLMMYGQMTAGSWIYIATQGILQGTYETFGAIARKRFDGTLAGTLTITAGCGGMGGAQPLSVTLNGGVCLIIDVDKTRLDRRKGKRYLDEVETDLDTALAKVIEAKKNKQALSVGLVGNAAEILPLILDRPEAAEVDIVTDQTSAHDPLSYLPIGVSVDEWHDEAEQDAEKFTIRAEESMAKHVKAMVEFQDRGAEVFDYGNSIRDEARKAGYDRAFEFPGFVPAYIRPLFCEGLGPFRWVALSGDPKDIEVTDQALKELFPENEHLHTWLDAANEYVEFEGLPARICWLGYKERHQAGLLFNQLVAEGKISAPIVIGRDHLDSGSVASPYRETESMLDGTDAVADWPLLNALVNTSSGATWVSIHHGGGVGIGRSIHAGQVSVADGTELAAKKLARLLTNDPGMGVIRHVDAGYERASEVAAERGQRVPMIPELDKRDEESAAQ